AAGGATATCAAACCGAAACAGGAGGAGATCGAAACGTGCGTCTTGTGATTGCGGCCCTGCTGCTTGTCTCCGTATCCGCCACAGCCGGAGCCGGTTACTACTCCGATTCAGGGACAGGCTGGTGGTGGTATCAAAAAGAGCCTGAGAAAAAGGAAGAAAAGGAGAAGTCCTCGAAAAAGGCAAAGGCGAAGAAGATGCCGGCGCTTTCGGACTATTCCTATGACGAGATCTGGAACATGCACCCGGACGACTTCGAGAAGTTCGCCGAAGGTCTGAAAAGAAAAGCGGTGCAGAACCCATCCGAGGAGAACGTCAAGGACTACTATGAGGTCCAGGAAATCGCCCGAAAGAAGGCCTTGGCATTCACGAACGTCGCCCAGTACGTCTGGCAGAAATACCCCGATCTGACTACCGCGAAAGATTACCCGATCGCCACTCCCGGCAATCTGAGCCGCGTCAACCAGATCCAGGAGGAAAAGAACCGGAAACTCCGTGACAACCGGGAGGAGTTCGCCCTCATCTATTTCTACAAGTCCGATTGCGGTTACTGCCAGCAGCAACAGCCTATCATCGACTGGTTCACCAACTCCACCGGCTGGCAGGTAAAAAGGATCAACATCGAGGAAAGTCCAGGCTTGGCCGGAAGGTTCGGCGTCGAGATAACACCGACGATGATCCTGATCCAGAAAGGCAACTGGAATTCCTTCCCGGTCTCAAGCGGACTGATAACTGCCGAGGAGATCGAGGACAAGACCTATCGGGCGGTGCGCCTGCTGAAAGGCGAGATTACCCCGGAGGAGTTCAGCCTGTATGACTTTCAGAAAGGAGGTGGCTTCGATGTCAGAAAGAGGCCGTCGAACCTCGACAGACAGTGATGGACCTGGAACAAAATACTTCAAGCAACCGTTGAAAGGAGGTGATTCAACAGTGAAACAACAAACAGCAAAGAAAGCCATTGCAGCGACCCTCGCCCTTTCGATAGCCACAATGCCCGCACTGTCATGGAGCGGCTGGGTCGATGACTGGATGACCCAGAAAACCTCGACCTCCCCCAGCTACTACGAGGGGGCAAAGCGCGGCTACTATACCGGCGGCAGCTTCTCCGCCCGCTGGCCCAATGGCACCGACTACCCGGTCACCGTCACCATGCCCTCGATCAAGAGCGGCTGCGGCGGTATCGACGCCTTTCTGGGGGGCTTCAGCTTCATGAATGTCGATTACCTCGTCCAGAAGCTGCAGCGGATTCTGTCGGCAGCGCCGGCAGCAGCCTTCGACATTGCCATGAAGACCCTGGCGCCACAGGTATCGGACACCATCAAGTCCCTGGAGGCGATCGCGGACCGCCTGAACAATATCCAGTTGAACGACTGCAAGGCGGCAAAAGCACTCGTTGCCGTCGCATCCGAACCCTTCTCGCCGATCATGAGCCAAAGCGTCAAAAATGAGATGAGCAATTCCATGAACGACTTCATGGTATCGAGCGGCGTCAATGATCTCTACCAGACCTCGAAAACAAACCTTACGGCGGTGATGAATTCCGCCATGGGGAACGCGCCGCCGGTCGGCAACGCCGTCGCCCAGGCGTCCCAGGGGGGTACGGCCGGTTGTCCTAGCGACATCACTGATATCTTCGGGGGCGGCTCGGTGCTCGACAACCTGGCCACCAAGAAAGGGATGAACGCCAACTACGTGAAGCTCATCCGGGGATTCATCGGCGACGTGGTGGTCCAGTCTCCCACCACGACGAACAGCACCTATGTCGCCAGCTATGTCCCTCCCTGCGACAAGAATACCGATTTCGATACCTTCATCGACGGCTCGGCCCAGGGAAAAGATTCTGCCGGAGTATGCAGCACCATAACGGACGCCAACGCGAATCTCATGCAGTACGTCTCAACCCGGATGCAGACGATTTCGACGAAGATGAAAGCAAAACAGACCCTCGACGCGGCCAACGACGTGCCGTTTCTTAACGCAACTCCCCTCTCCATCAGCCTCGTGCTGAAAACCGCCATCGCCACCAACACCGAAGGAGAGGTAATCGGCAAGCTTTCCGCAGTGACCGCCAGGGCATTCGCCTACTACATGCTGCTCGATCTCCTCCAGGAGGCGACCCAGCTGCAGAACCTTTCCGCCCAGATCCAGTCCCAGAACAAGGACAACAAGGCGGGAGCCAGCCCCAGCAGCTGTCAGCTCGCATTGCTTTTCGACGGAATGAAAAATGTCGATCAGTTGACCAATAGAACCCGAGTCCTTTTGACCACGGCGCAACAGGGATACGCCAACGTCGTCAACGAAATGAATGCAATCGAAATGCTGGTCCTTACGATGAAGAGATTCGATGACACGGTCTTCTCGGAACTGGCAGGCCGGTTTGGAACAGGGGTGGCCCGCAGGGCTACCGGAAGAAGTTAACCAGAAAAGGAGTGAACATGGCAGACGAAAAGAACAACGGCAAGGGGCGCCAAGGCAATGATCGCATCTCGAAACACGAGGCCTGGCAGGAAAGAAAGCTGGAGAAGGCAAAACGTGACGACATCGACGTCATCTCCAAGCGCACCCTGGATCAGGGCGATTTCATCAACATCCTCAACTCGCTCGATTATTATCTCTACCAACTCCGGATGAACATGGGGCGGATCAAGGTGATCACGTTTGACAAGGCCCAGGAATTCATCGAACGCAGCCAGAGGATCAAGGAGGATATCAACCTCCTGAATGCGGAGATGTGCGAATTGATGGGGTACACCTACAAGCCGCCAAAAGGTTTCAGTAATCCGCTTGGGGCGGGAGATGCTTCAGGGAAAATCAAAAAGGCATCCAGTAAGGCAGCGGCTGCGGAGAAGATGCCGGAGGAGATTGCAGCAACGGGATGAGTTTATCGATCTTTTCATTTCGGCAAGGGGGCGGTTGATTGTCCCCTTGTCAGTCCTAAAAGGGGCGGTGCATTATGCAGAGGACGAGGAGGGTGCAGTAGATGAAGGCTTTACCTGGCATTGAGAAACATCGCCAAAAAGTGGACACTGTCTACCAGGGACTGGAAAGCGGCCATGAACCGATTTACCATCATTTTCGATAAAAGGATGCCGAACCTGTAAAACCGAACCCAGAACCATTTACTTTGCACAAAATTATTTACACGGCCTTATCACGTGGTGCACTTACGAGTAGAATCTACCCCCCCTAGAAGGTATCACCACTGACTTGACTGTATTGGTTTTCTAAGAACAACTTACAAGCCAATATTGCAGAATAAGCAGCATTAGCTTGATAAGGTTTTAAGCCTGTTTTACCAGGGTCACCGAAATCAGATATTCCACGGAAAACTAGCCATGGAATATTATCATCTTCACAAGCTAACACAAAACCATTTGCCTCCATTTCAACGGCCCTTGCTTTATCATGGTACTGATCAATTAAGCTTTCAATAGTTAAACCATCTGCAAGTAACTTATCTCCAGCTAGTATTGGAGCAAATTTAATCTCAGGTCCGACCTCACGGTCTGGTAATATAGAACTGACTACCGACTGCTCCTGCTCCCTATAAGCTTTTGCAAAAGCACCGTCCCTGATTATATCCGACGTAATAAAAAATCCAACCTGCTTTCTCAAACCCGAATTAATTGACTGTGGTTCAGGCCTGTTTTTAATTTTATCTGGTTCTAGTCTTTTATTTTCATAATCAATTATCTGATTTGCAATTATAACATCTGATAATTTTGTTTCTTCTTTCGGGCCTGCAGCAATACCGACAAGTATTGCCAAGTCAAATTTAAATCTGGATAATGCGGAATTTGTAGCAATTGCAGATCTCGGATTAGTAGCATCACCTATCATTGTAACGAGACACCGCAGGTTTCGCTTTTCGCGATTATTATATATATCACATTCCCAAAATCTGTAGTTTTTGAATGATAATTCCTGATTATCTTCTTCTTTAAGATTTAAATATTGTTTGATTGTAATGAATTCAATTGGCACTATAGCTAAAATTAAAACATCATAGCTATTTTTATGGCCATCTAAATGGTTAATATTTGCTTGTTCCACGATTGACCTCATTTTATCTGGTGCATAGGTAGCAAGAACTTTCAATGCAATTTCAGACTTACTTCGAATCGACAAGATATTTTTAAACTTGAACAGTAAATCGTCCTCCATCATGCTTTTCATCTGCGGATCTTTTGCTTTACCAATGAGATATGATATTGACCTACAACTTACCTCTGGCTGCTCCCTTTTTATGTTCTTACTCATAAGCTGCCTCGCCATGCCACTCATATAATGAAATAATATTAGTAGCGATATTATAAGGTTTTTCAGTAACGTCAACCAATGGTATAATAGCCTCGATCTTCTTATCTAACTTATTAAGAAGCGAGCAAATTCCAACTATAGTACTTCCAGTTACTGACAAATCATCTATCACTACACATCTTTTTACAGATGGTGTAGCAAGTTTTGCATACCATTCTGCAGAATAATCATCCTGCTCAAGTTCTTTTGATCCTTTTGAAAATCTATCAATGACCGTACGTGGCACACAAATGACATCTTTTGATAGTAATAGTTCTAAGTACATTGAAAACACGGAAGAGGCTTTTTCGTTGTCGGGGCAGATTAATGAAACATCCATGTAAAGATTAAGTTTGGCAAAAATCTGAGCTATACGAGTTGCGATAAACCCACCATTTTTTGTTAAAATCCCGTATGTTCCTATACATGTTTCGATTTTATCTCTATAATCAGGAGGATTTTCTTCATTTACTAGCCCGGCTTCAGCAGCCATCTGCCAAAAATCAATACTGCGCATTGGCCCAGTTAGGGATAAAGATTCTAACTGATCGAAAGGTATCCCGAGGTCACAAAGATAGCAGCTGTCTTTTGGAAGCATTTCTATTTCAGCTTTAACCAAATACTCTATTTCCAATCTATGCTTTCCCTGTCGGTCTATAAAGCGTTTCCCATTTGAATTTGGATTTTCATCTGTTGCTACAATTGAAATGATTCTTTCAGGATCTTTAATGACATTTTCAAGCCTATCAACTAAAGTTTGCCCGCTATCTATAAAATCAAGAATCAAGATGTATCTATCGACTGAATCGTCAATTTCTTCTTGTGACAAATCTATGATTTTGCAATCCAATCTAGACTTCAAAGACAGTATACTGTTTACCAGCCATGGTGAAAGCTTAGATTCATAACAAAGCGCACTGCTATTATTGATTTGATCGACTAATTCTACGTATAAATAATCTGCAATTTCTTTTTCACAATACTTCCCATCGTAAAAGTGCCTGACACACCTTGGCTCGTCACCTCGCATCTTCCGAAAATGCCCTAAGTGTCTAACCATTTTACGAGCAACGGAATGTCTTGAATGATTTTTAGACAAAATTCTTTTTTTGATAAAATCAGTTTGAAATGAGAATGAACTATCATTGCACTCCCCATTTTTATCAATCACAACAACATTGCATATGTTCATGAGGTTTTGTACATATCTATATGCTTGATCAGTCTCAGGTATTAGATTATCCAATATAAAAACAACTTTACTAGGTACTGTCGAGTCCAGAGTTCTCAATTTTGCCTCTACACCAGATAGTACGTGTATAAGTAAATGCATACGCAATTGAGATATTTTACGAACCTCAACATCGATAATTAACATGTCATCACTTGTTAGATTATCAATTTGATCTAAAGCTTTCTGAATAAAAATATACGCGTTTCTCCCCCCATCTACATGAATTTCTTCGTTTGTTATCGGTATAGTTCTTTGCGTCTGCACTGAAATCCTATTTTCAGGCGCACCACCCAGGCAAGATGAAAACCACTTGAAGAATTTCTCCTCTTCTGGGCTAATTATTTCAGATGAGGTGCTACCAACGCGTAATTGAATTACATGAGAAGTCATCATCACCCCTCCAGCGGCAAGCGAACAGTAACCATATTTCCATTCAATTTTGGTACTAGTTTGCCGTAGTCTGTAATCGAAATCAAATATCGGGCATCATCTCCGTTATGTTTTGTTACATTTGCAAATAAATGTCCCATTCTAAAAGAAACGCTCCCGCCAAAAACTTCACAGGCACAATTGAGTAGCGCCACTAGCCCCATTCCTGGTGTTGTTCCCATTTGCTCATCTGGCATATAATAACAGCTTCTCGATAAGTCTCTACTTACTCCTGGGAATAGACATGCAATAAATAAAAGATATTCCGTATCTAGGGTATTAATGTCGACATCTGTATCGATGTATCGATAAGTTATGTCATCATTACTCTTAATCTTTAGCTTAATTCTAAAATGGGTATCAGCTGAAATAGAATCTCTTATCTCCTTATTCGCAACGATTGCGGCCTTTAATGTTTCATTCATAGCAAGCCCATCATCTAAAAAGTTAATAGTTAAGAAGCTACCTCCTTTATACCTATCATCGCAATGCGATGCTGCTGCTATATAACTTGCGCAAGGGTGACGCAATGCATTTGTCATAGCCTCGTAAACAATACGAGCAGGGACATAATCGGAAGAATTTTTTTCTTTTAATTTTTCGCCAAGAAATCTGCTGATCAAATCACCTTTCCATCTTTCTGACTCTTTATGCAATACCGACATATTTGCATTATGACTATCCGACACGTTATAAGTGTTTATTGAAAAAAATCTATTATTTATCAAGTGATTAATTTCTTTTGAAAGGCTTTTATAATAATAGTCGCTATCTGAGTTGTTTTCTCCAAAATACTTCTTGTCTTCTTCACAGCAAAAGTACGTAAAATGACGTCCAGTACAATCATATAATGCTTGCGGAAATTTCCATAACCTTAAAAAATCCCTGACTTTTTTTAATTTTGGCAGGATTAATTTAGTATCAAGGCCCATATTATTTCTAGAACATATTATCCATAACAATCTAATCAATGCTGTAACTTCAATATAAATTGTTTCAGATAAATCTACAGTCAAATACTTTAATGTCTCTAACCGATTAATACCTTTATAAGCATCTAAATATAGATGTTCGATATCACTAATTGTAGTAGAATTTGAAGCTTTTATACATCGTCGTTCATAACTCTTTATTGCATTATTAACAAACATCTTAACAAGGTCACGATCCTTGCGCCCTTCACTATTTTCAACCCCAGTATGCGAATCAACTCCACTAGGACCTACATAATTAATTGCTTCTTGAACATTTTTATCATTGATACCACCTGCTAGGATTACGGGAACTGGTGAGATATTAACGATTGCTTTACTTATTTCCCAATCATGAGTTTTACCAGTAGCACCACTAGCACCAGACTTAGGATCATATGTATCTGTGATAAACGCATCTACATATTTGCAATAATCATTCACATAGTTTTTTAAATCTATATCTTGCTCACCGATTACAATACTTTTAATTATTACGAAATTCGGTCTAAGCTCTTTTATAATTTTAACCTTAAACGACTCAATGTTTCCATGTAGTTGAATATGATCTACACCGAGTGATTCTGCAAATTTGATTATTTCAGCTGGGTCATCTAAATATGTAATTAATATCGCTTTGACGTGTCTTGGCAAAGAACTTATAATTTTTGATGCACAATCTTCTGATATATCTTCTTTGTGGACATTTAAACGAAGAGGAAAGCCGATATAATTAACACCACATTCAACAAGCATTTCTGCTTCTTTTCTATCTATCACACCTGCAACTTGAATAAATGGCTCTGATAGCATAAATGCTCCATTAGTCTTTCTGTGGGAATTCCTGGGAAGGAATTCCTAGGACAGCATACTTCATTTCTTCACCGACTGAAGTCAACAGAAATGCCCGCTCCGCGCAGAGATGGCACAAGTACTCTTGATTTCTATAAGCAGCTTTTCAGCCATGCGTACGTCTAGGTATTTCCGCTTTTTTACCCATTCACCGGGCATTTTCTGCATGCCGTCAATTGCCCTCAATTCGAAACAGCTTATCCCCCTGCGACAACTTCACCACAAAATACTCTTCCTTATCCAACTCCTCCGGCAGCTTATCCTTGAGAATCGACGCTACAAATTGAATCCCTTTCCGGTTGACCAACTGGGCGATCTTCAGGAGCTGATTATCATGCATCAACTCCTTCTTGTCATTCAACAGAAAGTGCAGACAGGGAATATTCTCCTCATCGGCAAACAGGGTGTAGGCGATATCGAAACAGGAAATCTCACCCTGCTTTTTTCCCGAACTGAAATTAGTGTTAAAGGCGCTGAACTTGTACAGCCGCTTCCCTTTATTCTTCCCGGAAGTAATTTCAGTCGGATCGACCTTCAACGCATACTGCTCACCGTACAGTTCCTTTGAAATTGCGGCAAAATGACGGTTGAACTTGTCTTTTTGTTCTTTGATCTTCATTTCAAACTCATCGGAAAAAAGCGCCTCGTCAATTACATCTAAACGTTGGTTCAACGACTTCAGATTCGCCTCCACCTCAGTCAGCTGCTGGATGATGTTTTCGTATTCTCCTTTTCTCCGGAACTTCTCGTTCAACTCGGCAATCAGCTTTTCCAGCTCCGCAAACGATTCACTACGAGCGACCGCTATGGACAGTTCCGCCTCATCCTGCAAGAGTCGGCTCAGATGCTCTGTCTTGGCCTTGATGTCGCTCTCAATCCTTGGCAGGTCCTTGGCGATATAGCGTACCTTTTCAGCAATCATCCGGTTGTGAAAGGCGCAGAGATCGGCAAAGGTTTTCTGAATCCCTGCTATCATGTCGGTGGCCTGCTGGTAAATCTGCTCCAGTTGCCGCAGATCGACGTGGGCCGTACCTTTTTCCAGGCCTCGCTGTGCTTCCGTTATCAACTCGCGCCGGATATTCAACCGGCCGATTTCCGAGCTTATCAGGTTGATCTGATACTTGACTTGGTTCAGCCGGTCCAGGTCAGCCTCGAAGTTCTCGTTCAGATTGAAATTCGCCTTGCGCCGGTTCAGGAGTTCAATCTCCCCGTCCAAGATGGCGAGCGCTGTTTCATAGGCCGATTTCGTTTGATTCTTTTCCAGCCTGGTCTTGAAAGTCTGCTCCAAGCCGATCTGCGTCAACAGCTCTTGCTTGACATCCCCTTGGTCGAAATCGACTCCGAGCAAAAAAAGATACAGTGTTTCGTACTCGGCATCACTGGTAAAGCGATCAAGGGTTTTAAGGGTATAGGTGACACTCTGATCTTTGTAACGGATATTGTGGGAGATGATCTGCCGCAGGGTCGGCTTGCCACGATGTCCGGGAAAGAGCAAGTCGGTCAACGTCTCCTCGAATTCGTCGTCGGTTTTGGCCTTGCCGTCAATCCTTTGAATCTTCCGCTTTCTCGGCAGGAAGTTGCGCTCGATGCGGATCTCCCGCGAGTCTTCACGACATAAATCTTCCTTGAGCACGAGGGTAATCAGCACCTCATTTTCAAACAGAAATTCCTTAACCAGTGTGTACTCTTCCTTTTTGTGCTCCGGATCGGTATAGACCTGCTTGGCATCTCCACCAAGACAAAAATCCACCAGCATAAGCACCGTGGTTTTTCCCACATTGTTGCCGGTTTGCGTCCCCCGGTCCGGTGTTTCATCGACAATAAGATTGATTCCGTTGTGGAAGACGATCTGGCGGATTATCTCGTCATGGCTCGAAATCGTCAGGGACTTCAGGAACATAATTCAACGCCCCCCTGTTCGTTCAAGCTGACCAGATTCAACAAATAGAGCCAGTCAAGACACAATACAAAGACCGGCATGGTCATCCGCCGAAGCTCCTGGGTACACGCATACAGGTCCAGCAGGTCCATGGAGCGCCGCTCGCGGAGCGCCTGCAACACAAAGGCGCCGTTGTAGTAGATGCTCTGTTCCGGGTGGATGTTGTCAGGAAGCAGCATGGGCGTATCCTACCGGATTTTTGAATATCTTACAGCGGGTAAACGCATCCACAACCAGGATGTTTATACAAAGGTCAAGTTCTTCCTCGGGAATTGGAACAAAATTGGCGCTCTCCTGCACTCGCTCTGACACGCATTCGGTAACCTTGTCGAACAGGGCATCGTTACTCAACCGAGCTTTATGGGCAACATAAAACCGCTTGATGGCGTTCAGCACCGACAGGCTCTTGTTGTTCCCCTCCCGGTCGTAATCCGCATAAATTCTGGCTATGCGTGGATAGTGGAGGGAGTACTCTTCGATGATGTCGCGGGCATGGTTAAGATCATTGAACTCGATCTTATTGTCGATATCGAACGGTATAGTTTCAAACGCGGCATCGTCACTGCTCCAATCTTCTTTTGCCAAAATCGTAATCATGGCGGAAAGATTGGATTCCAACTTGACCGGATCAACCTCTACCCCCAACTCCTTCTTGAGGAATGCGACAATCCGTCTTTGGTTATCGGCGCCGAGTCCGCTGATGTATCGCAAAATCGAGGTAAGATCATGGATGTCGGTCTTGGGATCGAAGGTCAGGCGATGGGGATTGGCAAGACTCTTGTCACGCAAATCGCCGGCATCTTTCGAGATGGATATGAACTTAAAGGCATAGCCGTTATACTCTGAAAGATCCTTGGTAAGCGCTGATTCCACCTTCGCTTTAGTGGCCGTGGCGGAGACTTGAATAACGATTTTGCTTGTATGATCGATGAGGTCGATTGCTTCGGCATTCGGCTTGATGGTGTTCAGGTTCTGCAAGCGCCAACCGAACAGTTCATTGAAGAAATGGGCGTAGAAATCTTCGGAATGACGATGGAGATCAAGCAGGTTCAGCTTGCCGCGCTGCTCGATTTCCGTGGCAAGGGCGGAGAGTTTATGGATGATGTAATCGACGTGGTTGAGTCTGTTCATTAAGTTGCTTCCGGAAACCTTGTTTATCCTACTCCCCACTCTCCTTCACGCAGAAACCCTTTCCTTCTCCTCTTCCCGAACCACCCCGCAAGTTACCCTTTCAACGCCGGCAAAGACCGATCCGGAGGACACCGAACTTCTCTTCGAGTTCGGATTTGTGAATTGTCAGAAAATTGAGTATCTCTTCGCTGATAATAGTAATTCCCAGGCTTCAATCCTGCCGAGGCATCAGAATGGATTCCCTGTTCTGCACAGGGTAAGGAGATCCTATCTTAACAAGCATAAAATATCGGGATTTTATCTCACTTTTCCCCTCTAATGTCAACGAATCTAATGCTTTTATCGAACCCTGTTCTATTCGACTGGTCATTCCTATTCGAGATATACTATTGCATACTGAGGCCTATTTGAATCAGCCTGAAACAACTGGAATTACAGATAGTTATGCGCATAAATTGCTTGACAGCCTTTTCCTATACTGGTAAAAATGGTTCATATTTTAGACTCTTTCACCGAAAGAGACTCCGCGAGGGCATCATCGTCCCCGGATAAACTCTTCTGGATAGCCCAGAGGAGAAAATACCCAGGCATGGGATAACATTCAGGGAGAGCCCGGCGCGCTTTTCGCCCCTTTCCCGGTGAAACGTAAATCAACATGTCGACCTTGGGCAAAGGCGACAGTAAATAATCAAACCACAGGTGCGCCCTGAACAAGGCCAGCGCCTTTTTTATTTCTTGGAACCCCTTATATACCTGTTTCGGCAATCGCGCTGAAACGGGTTTTTTTGTACCCCAAACCCGCGACAAGCCTTATCAGCGGCGGGCATTTTACCAATCCCGACCGGGAGACCAAACCTCTCCCCATACGGGATCGGTGACCGTCTCCATGTTCGGGAAAATCCAACAGGGAGGCAGTCATGGCAAGTCTGAACAAGGTCCTTTTGATAGGGAACCTGGGCAAAGACCCGGAGGTCCGTTACACGGCATCCGGCACGGCAGTCGCAAGTTTCTCTCTTGCGACATCGGAGAAGTTCAAAAACAAAGAAGGAGAATGGGAGGAGCGCACCGAGTGGCACAATGTCACCCTCTGGGGACGTCTGGCGGAAATTGCCGGCGAATACCTGGCCAAGGGAAAAACAGTGTTCATCGAAGGTCGGCTCCAGACCAGGAAATGGCAAGACAAGGACGGCAAGGATCGCTACACCACGGAAATCGTCGGTGAGAAGATGCAGATGCTGTCGCGCAAAGATGGGTCAAATCACGAGGACCCCGGACAGACGCACGAAGGCCCGGGCTTTCCTGAAGGAGATGACCCCTTCTGATGTAGCTTCGTGACATCGTGACATCACAACCTAACCAACTCGGCAGGGGAGACAACCTAACCCCTGTGGGGTGGTCCGTCTCCTCTGTCCGGGTACAACCGACAGAAAAGGAGACAGGACATGGCATTTCAGAAAGCAGTACGGAAAAGAGCAAAAGCACGTATCGGTATCTGCGGCCCCGCAGGCTCAGGCAAAACGATGTCGGCCCTCAAGCTGGCATTCGGGATCGTCGGACCGGGTGGAAGGATCGCTGTTCTCGACACGGAAAACGAAAGCGCGTCGCTGTACGCTCACCTGGGCGACTACGACGTGGACGTGATCAAGCCCCCTTTCACCGTTGAGAAGTACATAAGCGGCATCAGGGAGGCGGAAAAGCTTGGCTACGACCTCATCATTATCGACTCCCTCTCCCATGCATGGGCGGGGACCGGCGGTATCCTGGAGTTCGTGGACGCAAGAACAGAATCGGCCAAAGGAAACAAGTTTGCAGGGTGGCGTGAAGCAACCCCCAAGCACAATTCCCTGGTCGATGCCATGCTGCAGTCGCCGATGCACGTCATCGCCACGATGCGCAGCAAAACCGAGTACATCCTTGTCGAAGATGAAAAAGGCA
The nucleotide sequence above comes from Geobacter benzoatilyticus. Encoded proteins:
- a CDS encoding conjugal transfer protein TraH — encoded protein: MKQQTAKKAIAATLALSIATMPALSWSGWVDDWMTQKTSTSPSYYEGAKRGYYTGGSFSARWPNGTDYPVTVTMPSIKSGCGGIDAFLGGFSFMNVDYLVQKLQRILSAAPAAAFDIAMKTLAPQVSDTIKSLEAIADRLNNIQLNDCKAAKALVAVASEPFSPIMSQSVKNEMSNSMNDFMVSSGVNDLYQTSKTNLTAVMNSAMGNAPPVGNAVAQASQGGTAGCPSDITDIFGGGSVLDNLATKKGMNANYVKLIRGFIGDVVVQSPTTTNSTYVASYVPPCDKNTDFDTFIDGSAQGKDSAGVCSTITDANANLMQYVSTRMQTISTKMKAKQTLDAANDVPFLNATPLSISLVLKTAIATNTEGEVIGKLSAVTARAFAYYMLLDLLQEATQLQNLSAQIQSQNKDNKAGASPSSCQLALLFDGMKNVDQLTNRTRVLLTTAQQGYANVVNEMNAIEMLVLTMKRFDDTVFSELAGRFGTGVARRATGRS
- a CDS encoding phosphoribosylanthranilate isomerase; the protein is MLSEPFIQVAGVIDRKEAEMLVECGVNYIGFPLRLNVHKEDISEDCASKIISSLPRHVKAILITYLDDPAEIIKFAESLGVDHIQLHGNIESFKVKIIKELRPNFVIIKSIVIGEQDIDLKNYVNDYCKYVDAFITDTYDPKSGASGATGKTHDWEISKAIVNISPVPVILAGGINDKNVQEAINYVGPSGVDSHTGVENSEGRKDRDLVKMFVNNAIKSYERRCIKASNSTTISDIEHLYLDAYKGINRLETLKYLTVDLSETIYIEVTALIRLLWIICSRNNMGLDTKLILPKLKKVRDFLRLWKFPQALYDCTGRHFTYFCCEEDKKYFGENNSDSDYYYKSLSKEINHLINNRFFSINTYNVSDSHNANMSVLHKESERWKGDLISRFLGEKLKEKNSSDYVPARIVYEAMTNALRHPCASYIAAASHCDDRYKGGSFLTINFLDDGLAMNETLKAAIVANKEIRDSISADTHFRIKLKIKSNDDITYRYIDTDVDINTLDTEYLLFIACLFPGVSRDLSRSCYYMPDEQMGTTPGMGLVALLNCACEVFGGSVSFRMGHLFANVTKHNGDDARYLISITDYGKLVPKLNGNMVTVRLPLEG
- a CDS encoding single-stranded DNA-binding protein, with amino-acid sequence MASLNKVLLIGNLGKDPEVRYTASGTAVASFSLATSEKFKNKEGEWEERTEWHNVTLWGRLAEIAGEYLAKGKTVFIEGRLQTRKWQDKDGKDRYTTEIVGEKMQMLSRKDGSNHEDPGQTHEGPGFPEGDDPF
- a CDS encoding ABC-three component system protein, whose product is MNRLNHVDYIIHKLSALATEIEQRGKLNLLDLHRHSEDFYAHFFNELFGWRLQNLNTIKPNAEAIDLIDHTSKIVIQVSATATKAKVESALTKDLSEYNGYAFKFISISKDAGDLRDKSLANPHRLTFDPKTDIHDLTSILRYISGLGADNQRRIVAFLKKELGVEVDPVKLESNLSAMITILAKEDWSSDDAAFETIPFDIDNKIEFNDLNHARDIIEEYSLHYPRIARIYADYDREGNNKSLSVLNAIKRFYVAHKARLSNDALFDKVTECVSERVQESANFVPIPEEELDLCINILVVDAFTRCKIFKNPVGYAHAAS
- a CDS encoding conjugal transfer protein TraF; translated protein: MRLVIAALLLVSVSATAGAGYYSDSGTGWWWYQKEPEKKEEKEKSSKKAKAKKMPALSDYSYDEIWNMHPDDFEKFAEGLKRKAVQNPSEENVKDYYEVQEIARKKALAFTNVAQYVWQKYPDLTTAKDYPIATPGNLSRVNQIQEEKNRKLRDNREEFALIYFYKSDCGYCQQQQPIIDWFTNSTGWQVKRINIEESPGLAGRFGVEITPTMILIQKGNWNSFPVSSGLITAEEIEDKTYRAVRLLKGEITPEEFSLYDFQKGGGFDVRKRPSNLDRQ
- a CDS encoding ABC-three component system middle component 6, with translation MLLPDNIHPEQSIYYNGAFVLQALRERRSMDLLDLYACTQELRRMTMPVFVLCLDWLYLLNLVSLNEQGGVELCS
- a CDS encoding DUF2326 domain-containing protein, whose translation is MFLKSLTISSHDEIIRQIVFHNGINLIVDETPDRGTQTGNNVGKTTVLMLVDFCLGGDAKQVYTDPEHKKEEYTLVKEFLFENEVLITLVLKEDLCREDSREIRIERNFLPRKRKIQRIDGKAKTDDEFEETLTDLLFPGHRGKPTLRQIISHNIRYKDQSVTYTLKTLDRFTSDAEYETLYLFLLGVDFDQGDVKQELLTQIGLEQTFKTRLEKNQTKSAYETALAILDGEIELLNRRKANFNLNENFEADLDRLNQVKYQINLISSEIGRLNIRRELITEAQRGLEKGTAHVDLRQLEQIYQQATDMIAGIQKTFADLCAFHNRMIAEKVRYIAKDLPRIESDIKAKTEHLSRLLQDEAELSIAVARSESFAELEKLIAELNEKFRRKGEYENIIQQLTEVEANLKSLNQRLDVIDEALFSDEFEMKIKEQKDKFNRHFAAISKELYGEQYALKVDPTEITSGKNKGKRLYKFSAFNTNFSSGKKQGEISCFDIAYTLFADEENIPCLHFLLNDKKELMHDNQLLKIAQLVNRKGIQFVASILKDKLPEELDKEEYFVVKLSQGDKLFRIEGN